A stretch of Deltaproteobacteria bacterium DNA encodes these proteins:
- a CDS encoding thrombospondin type 3 repeat-containing protein, giving the protein MGKHVLLLVFLFLGTIILPRTLPAPPPSTAFLKMDDRDKIPYGRDNCPRTYNPDQRDGDRDRVGDVCDNCPKRHNPSQSDTDSDGKGDLCDNCPTTANAKQLDTDRDGTGNACDTDDDNDGDLDLSDNCPLIANPDQLDADRDGLGDACDSTSVCIPRITSAEVLGCSAVHLVWEQGWTVCGTSQIRISRDGNPLFTRTEASNNLYDYAVPHNASHIYRVEAFNATGGSLGSDEESATIPDCWPPRPTFNVKVIYAKFADFTDDLTDSAGRRLETTRFNNLIFTDSHSLNAHLQENSYGQSNLTGASYGPYVLPGTMSSYCGSGAPNASSCSSGFGRAMSDLRTLADPAIDFSDTDIVILVLNGWGEDSAGGSFANSEDPNNRLIIMQTSSFQNQEGGYLPGNLVHELGHALGAHFHAGSWSCPGDGPGPDFNNLSAGGCLVSDYGDTFSPMGAANSFHFDTYHKWKMGFLRDSQIATAPEAPGEYEYLLDATEVVSEGIKQVRIPVGNGYYYFLEYRKPVGFDDWAYSSGWRPIRDAAQIRLRIDWFYALDTLRTGNAVIQSGFPFIDTYHNIRVELLEQSIGPSGNQARIKITRDVTAPAP; this is encoded by the coding sequence ATGGGCAAGCACGTTTTGCTTTTAGTTTTTCTCTTTTTGGGGACAATCATTCTACCCCGAACTTTGCCTGCACCTCCTCCCAGTACAGCATTTCTCAAGATGGATGACCGTGATAAAATCCCATACGGGCGAGATAACTGTCCTCGAACTTATAATCCAGACCAACGAGATGGAGACAGGGATCGCGTTGGCGATGTTTGTGACAATTGCCCAAAAAGGCACAATCCAAGCCAATCGGACACCGACTCGGACGGAAAGGGAGACCTCTGCGACAACTGCCCAACGACAGCGAACGCCAAGCAGCTTGATACAGATAGGGATGGGACGGGCAACGCCTGTGATACGGACGATGATAACGACGGGGATCTGGACTTATCCGACAACTGTCCATTAATCGCCAACCCCGATCAGCTGGATGCCGATCGGGATGGCTTGGGCGATGCCTGTGATTCAACATCTGTCTGCATTCCCAGAATAACATCGGCAGAGGTTCTTGGCTGTTCCGCCGTTCATCTTGTTTGGGAACAAGGCTGGACTGTTTGTGGAACTTCCCAAATTCGAATCTCTCGGGATGGAAACCCGCTCTTTACAAGAACCGAGGCCTCCAACAATCTTTATGATTATGCCGTGCCACACAACGCCTCACATATTTATCGGGTAGAGGCTTTTAATGCGACTGGTGGGAGCCTGGGGAGTGATGAAGAGTCGGCAACCATTCCGGATTGCTGGCCTCCTCGCCCGACCTTCAATGTAAAAGTGATCTACGCCAAATTCGCTGATTTTACCGATGACCTCACTGATTCAGCAGGAAGGAGACTCGAGACAACTCGTTTTAATAACCTTATTTTTACCGATTCTCACTCCCTAAACGCTCACCTGCAGGAGAATTCCTACGGTCAATCAAATCTTACAGGGGCATCCTACGGCCCGTACGTTCTTCCTGGAACAATGAGTAGCTACTGTGGGAGCGGAGCCCCTAACGCCTCTTCTTGCAGCAGCGGCTTTGGTCGGGCCATGAGTGATTTGAGGACCCTTGCTGATCCGGCAATCGATTTTTCAGATACCGATATTGTGATCCTGGTCCTCAATGGGTGGGGAGAAGACAGCGCGGGAGGAAGTTTTGCCAATAGCGAAGACCCGAACAATCGCCTCATCATCATGCAGACCAGCTCATTTCAAAATCAGGAAGGTGGCTACTTGCCGGGGAATCTCGTTCATGAACTGGGACATGCCCTAGGGGCCCATTTTCATGCCGGCTCCTGGTCTTGCCCTGGCGATGGACCAGGACCTGATTTCAATAATCTATCCGCTGGTGGATGCTTAGTCTCTGATTATGGTGACACCTTCTCTCCCATGGGGGCAGCTAACAGTTTTCACTTTGATACCTACCACAAATGGAAGATGGGATTTTTAAGAGACTCCCAAATCGCCACAGCTCCTGAGGCGCCTGGAGAATATGAATATCTCCTGGATGCAACCGAGGTGGTATCTGAAGGTATTAAGCAAGTCCGAATTCCGGTGGGAAACGGATATTACTATTTTCTGGAGTATCGAAAACCGGTTGGATTTGACGATTGGGCCTATTCCAGTGGATGGCGTCCTATCCGCGACGCCGCCCAGATTCGGCTCAGAATAGACTGGTTTTATGCGCTTGATACACTTCGTACGGGTAATGCCGTCATCCAATCTGGCTTTCCATTTATCGATACGTACCACAACATCCGTGTGGAACTTTTGGAGCAATCGATTGGTCCCTCCGGCAATCAGGCACGAATCAAAATCACACGAGATGTAACAGCTCCTGCACCCTAG
- the dnaX gene encoding DNA polymerase III subunit gamma/tau, with the protein MSNKVLALKYRPQTFEDVVGQETTVRILKNLLTGDHHHPASLFTGSRGIGKTSLARIFAKALNCANGPTPTPCGTCNSCMEITEGRSLSVIEIDGASNTSVDDVRDLREKVRYLPPGGRYKIYIIDEVHMLSNAAFNALLKTLEEPPAHALFIFATTEPQKVPVTVISRCLRFDLRPITIGLIVDRLRKIAGQESIQVEEGALYEIARQALGGLRDALGLLDQIASFCEGEVTLQGVEQVLGGSPRRFLREILSAILSGDAPTLLKTLDRMSQSGIDPKRFVVELLETVRHLLVVRVSQEPSLFDLPADEIRSLQEIAAMASERRLDQIFQMLQKGIPDLLRSPSPRILLDVLLLRLAHSAEMESIETLLQRLEEISGKGPTTLPAPRPPVSGVEPKKEKQPQHGKSWNDFIKHLSVKKPQLSSILEHSLSAVIGKESILVTFPRSSIHLEMLKDRDRVAQLEGLIVDFWGQPMKFQLQEGEAKEEPGMRSSDLIDEAVSIFNPRSTRTVPSP; encoded by the coding sequence ATGTCCAATAAGGTACTCGCACTCAAATATCGGCCACAAACATTTGAGGATGTGGTCGGCCAGGAAACCACGGTTCGTATTTTGAAAAATCTTTTAACCGGTGATCATCATCACCCCGCCTCCCTTTTCACCGGTTCCCGGGGGATTGGCAAGACGTCGCTCGCCCGTATCTTTGCGAAGGCACTGAATTGTGCCAACGGGCCGACCCCAACGCCGTGCGGCACATGTAATTCCTGCATGGAAATAACCGAGGGACGCTCCCTTTCTGTCATTGAGATTGATGGGGCTTCCAACACCTCGGTTGATGATGTCCGGGATCTGCGTGAGAAGGTCCGCTATCTGCCACCGGGCGGACGATACAAGATCTATATTATCGATGAAGTGCATATGCTGTCCAACGCCGCCTTCAATGCCCTTCTAAAAACGTTGGAGGAACCTCCGGCCCATGCCCTCTTTATCTTTGCGACAACGGAACCACAAAAGGTCCCGGTGACCGTCATCTCCCGCTGTCTCCGTTTTGATTTGAGGCCGATTACGATCGGCCTGATTGTAGATCGTCTTCGGAAGATTGCCGGGCAGGAATCGATTCAGGTGGAGGAGGGGGCCCTCTACGAGATAGCCCGGCAGGCGCTTGGGGGACTGCGAGATGCCTTGGGGCTTCTGGACCAGATTGCCTCTTTTTGCGAAGGCGAAGTGACCCTGCAGGGGGTAGAACAGGTGCTTGGGGGATCGCCAAGACGTTTTTTAAGAGAGATCCTCTCTGCCATTCTTTCGGGTGATGCCCCTACTCTCCTCAAGACGCTTGATCGTATGTCGCAGTCGGGGATCGATCCAAAACGTTTTGTTGTGGAGCTCCTGGAGACGGTTCGTCATCTTCTTGTGGTTCGTGTGAGTCAGGAGCCTTCTCTTTTCGATCTCCCCGCCGATGAAATCCGCTCTCTTCAGGAGATCGCCGCGATGGCTTCCGAAAGAAGATTGGACCAGATTTTTCAGATGTTGCAGAAGGGAATCCCCGATCTACTGAGGTCGCCCTCTCCCCGGATTCTTCTGGATGTATTGTTATTGCGATTGGCTCATTCCGCAGAGATGGAGTCGATTGAGACCCTTCTTCAGCGCTTGGAAGAGATCAGTGGTAAAGGGCCGACGACCCTTCCCGCCCCTCGACCTCCCGTGAGTGGAGTCGAACCAAAAAAAGAGAAACAACCTCAACACGGAAAGAGTTGGAATGATTTTATCAAACATCTTTCGGTCAAAAAACCCCAGCTCTCATCGATTCTGGAGCATTCCCTCTCCGCCGTTATCGGGAAAGAATCTATTCTTGTGACCTTTCCCAGGTCTTCGATCCATCTTGAAATGCTCAAGGATCGTGATCGGGTAGCACAGTTAGAAGGGCTGATCGTCGATTTTTGGGGTCAGCCGATGAAATTTCAACTTCAGGAGGGGGAGGCGAAGGAAGAACCAGGGATGCGCTCTTCCGATTTGATTGACGAGGCAGTCTCTATTTTTAACCCCCGATCAACGAGAACGGTTCCGTCACCATGA
- the recR gene encoding recombination protein RecR → MNPLEHLATVLTKLPGLGKKSAMRLALFLVKEEKGITQELGQALLRMKEKVRFCRLCQNLTEEEVCHLCRDDRRHRNQLCVVEGPSDLITVEKTGQYRGLYYLLHGTISPLDGVGPEELKLDRLVKRIREGKFSEVILATNPNVEGEATALYLKKLLTPLKVKMTRIASGVPIGGTLEYTDAQTMAQSLLTRREF, encoded by the coding sequence ATGAATCCCCTGGAACATCTTGCAACGGTTCTCACCAAGCTCCCGGGTTTGGGAAAAAAGTCGGCGATGCGACTCGCCCTGTTTCTCGTTAAGGAAGAGAAAGGGATTACCCAGGAACTTGGCCAGGCCCTCCTTCGGATGAAGGAGAAGGTGCGGTTTTGTCGCCTCTGTCAAAATTTAACCGAGGAGGAGGTTTGTCATCTCTGCCGCGATGACCGACGCCACCGGAATCAGCTTTGCGTTGTCGAGGGACCTTCTGATTTGATAACGGTCGAGAAGACCGGTCAATACCGGGGGCTTTATTATCTGTTGCATGGGACTATTTCGCCGCTGGATGGAGTAGGGCCGGAGGAGCTTAAACTTGATCGCCTGGTCAAGAGAATCAGAGAGGGGAAGTTTTCAGAGGTTATTCTTGCGACCAATCCCAATGTCGAGGGGGAGGCGACGGCGCTCTACCTCAAAAAACTTCTCACACCGCTCAAGGTCAAGATGACCCGTATTGCCTCCGGGGTACCGATTGGCGGGACGCTCGAGTATACCGATGCCCAGACGATGGCCCAGTCACTGCTGACGAGGCGGGAGTTTTAG
- a CDS encoding endonuclease domain-containing protein gives MRDRIVFNNPILKDRRRQLRQDQTDAERLLWRLIRNKNLKGLKFWRQYSVGPYILDFYCPSQRLAVELDGGQHAEQFIIEYDQERTDFLKSRSIRVLRFWNSEFLTNPEGVLEKILESLDIPLSRLS, from the coding sequence ATGCGAGATAGGATTGTATTCAACAACCCCATCTTAAAAGACCGGAGAAGGCAACTACGTCAGGATCAAACGGATGCAGAACGTCTTCTTTGGCGCTTGATCAGGAACAAGAATTTAAAAGGTCTCAAATTTTGGAGACAGTATAGTGTGGGACCTTACATTCTGGACTTTTATTGTCCTTCGCAGAGACTAGCAGTTGAATTGGATGGAGGTCAGCATGCAGAACAGTTCATTATTGAATATGACCAGGAAAGAACAGATTTTTTGAAATCTAGATCGATTCGTGTTCTGAGATTTTGGAACAGCGAATTTTTAACAAATCCGGAAGGAGTCTTGGAAAAGATTCTTGAGTCCTTGGATATCCCCCTTTCAAGACTGTCGTGA
- a CDS encoding gliding-motility protein MglA — protein MSFINPHTKEINCKIVYYGPRLAGKSTNLRQILKKVSSDGRGEIPSLKEEGDESLHFDFLPLILGSIKGYKVRFHLYTLPDQPHLEASRKIILKGVDGVIFVADSRVDQLDRNIESWRNLVAHLAEFDLDIKMLPAVVQLNKRDLKAVIPVSEFKQLFQGIELTEGIAKEGTGVMETLQVVARKVLKGLKKE, from the coding sequence ATGTCCTTCATCAATCCTCATACCAAGGAGATCAACTGCAAGATCGTTTATTACGGTCCACGGCTTGCCGGGAAGTCGACTAATCTCCGACAAATCTTGAAAAAGGTCTCCTCCGATGGACGTGGCGAGATCCCCTCGCTCAAGGAGGAGGGGGATGAATCGCTCCATTTTGATTTCCTCCCGCTGATCTTGGGGAGCATTAAGGGGTACAAGGTCCGGTTTCATCTCTATACCCTCCCGGACCAGCCCCATCTTGAGGCGAGCCGGAAGATTATTCTCAAAGGGGTTGATGGGGTCATTTTTGTTGCCGACTCCCGCGTCGACCAACTCGACCGGAATATTGAAAGCTGGAGAAATTTGGTGGCCCATCTGGCCGAGTTTGATCTGGATATCAAAATGCTGCCGGCCGTTGTTCAGCTCAATAAACGGGATCTGAAGGCGGTCATTCCTGTCTCTGAATTCAAACAGCTCTTTCAGGGGATCGAATTGACCGAGGGGATCGCCAAGGAGGGGACCGGTGTGATGGAGACGTTACAGGTTGTAGCCAGGAAGGTCTTGAAAGGGCTCAAGAAAGAGTAA
- the fsa gene encoding fructose-6-phosphate aldolase produces MQFFIDSADVKEIRDCWEMGVIDGVTTNPSLAAKTGRNYNETIKEIAGIVDGPISAETISLDFEGMMREAYHFAKIHKNIVVKIPMTPTGLKAVKQCSKDGIKTNVTVTFTANQALLIAKAGATYVSPFVGRLDDISEEGMEVIRHIRQIYDNYDFKTKILVASVRHPIHVRDAALIGADVATIPYNVLLQLSKHPLTDAGIEKFLKDWEKVPK; encoded by the coding sequence ATGCAATTCTTTATCGACAGTGCCGACGTGAAGGAGATCCGTGACTGCTGGGAGATGGGGGTTATCGACGGCGTCACGACCAATCCGTCACTCGCCGCCAAGACCGGCCGAAACTACAATGAGACGATCAAGGAGATCGCCGGTATCGTCGACGGCCCGATTAGTGCCGAGACGATTTCCCTCGATTTTGAGGGGATGATGAGGGAGGCGTATCACTTTGCAAAAATACACAAAAATATCGTCGTAAAGATCCCGATGACCCCGACAGGATTAAAGGCGGTCAAACAGTGCTCCAAGGATGGCATCAAGACCAACGTCACCGTCACGTTTACGGCTAATCAGGCCCTGCTGATCGCCAAGGCAGGGGCAACGTACGTGAGCCCGTTTGTCGGTCGCCTCGACGACATCTCGGAGGAAGGGATGGAAGTGATCCGTCACATCCGACAGATCTACGACAACTACGATTTCAAGACAAAGATCCTTGTTGCCTCGGTAAGACATCCGATCCACGTGCGGGATGCCGCACTGATCGGTGCCGACGTCGCCACGATCCCTTACAACGTCCTGTTGCAACTCTCAAAACACCCGTTGACCGATGCCGGCATTGAAAAGTTTTTAAAAGATTGGGAGAAGGTACCGAAGTAG
- the folK gene encoding 2-amino-4-hydroxy-6-hydroxymethyldihydropteridine diphosphokinase: MTITYIAVGSNLGNREKNIQAACRLMEQSGISIRHQSPLYKTESLTRNQETAPPYLNGVLEIETQLAPPELLATLETIERELGRTAKRNWQPRTIDLDILFYGNEVIVTPNLKIPHPEIPKRWFVLRPMADLNQEWLHPVLKKSIKELLQNIPSPL, translated from the coding sequence TTGACGATCACCTACATCGCCGTCGGTTCTAATTTGGGGAACCGAGAGAAAAACATCCAGGCCGCCTGCCGCTTGATGGAACAATCAGGAATCTCGATACGTCACCAATCTCCTCTCTATAAAACAGAATCTCTCACACGAAACCAGGAGACCGCCCCGCCCTATCTCAATGGTGTCCTTGAGATTGAGACCCAACTGGCCCCACCTGAACTCTTGGCAACACTCGAAACAATTGAAAGAGAGCTCGGCCGCACAGCAAAGAGAAACTGGCAACCACGAACAATCGATCTCGACATTCTTTTTTACGGAAACGAAGTCATTGTGACACCCAATCTCAAAATCCCCCACCCCGAGATCCCTAAGCGGTGGTTTGTTCTGAGGCCGATGGCGGATTTAAATCAGGAGTGGCTGCATCCGGTCTTGAAAAAATCAATAAAAGAACTGTTGCAAAACATCCCGTCTCCTTTGTAA
- a CDS encoding LL-diaminopimelate aminotransferase, whose translation MKILTSKRIIQLPPYLFAELDRLKAERIRKGVDVIDLGVADPDLPTPPHIIAALQRAAEDPANHRYPSYSGLNRFREAAAGWMKRRFGVKVDPLQEVVSLIGSKEGISNFPLAFVDPGDVVLIPSPGYPPTTSGTLFAGGTPYFMPLHRENKFLPDLNAVPESVARQAKVMHLNYPNNPTAATAPRDYYEKVVAFAKKHEIIVCHDAAYCEQYDKEPPPSFLEFPGAMEIGIEFHSLSKTYNMTGWRIGFACGNLELVAGLGKIKTNIDSGIFQAVQWAGIAALEGDQKCVEGMRQVYRQRRNLMKEGLKKLGWDVASCSGGITLWVATPKCFKSKEFSKKVLEECGVVLTPGNGFGEAGEGYVRISLTCADERLAEALERLKRVQV comes from the coding sequence ATGAAAATCCTCACTTCCAAACGAATAATCCAGCTCCCGCCCTATCTCTTCGCTGAACTCGATCGGTTAAAGGCCGAACGGATCCGGAAAGGGGTTGATGTGATCGATTTGGGGGTCGCCGATCCCGATCTCCCAACACCTCCCCACATTATTGCCGCGCTCCAGAGAGCGGCCGAGGATCCGGCCAATCACCGATATCCGAGTTACAGCGGACTCAACCGGTTCCGCGAGGCGGCCGCTGGATGGATGAAGAGGCGATTTGGCGTGAAAGTCGATCCGTTGCAGGAGGTTGTTTCCTTGATTGGTTCCAAGGAAGGGATCTCCAATTTCCCGCTGGCGTTTGTCGATCCAGGCGATGTCGTGCTCATTCCCTCGCCCGGTTATCCCCCCACAACGAGCGGTACCCTCTTTGCCGGTGGAACGCCCTATTTTATGCCACTTCATCGGGAGAACAAGTTCTTGCCTGATCTCAATGCAGTCCCCGAATCGGTCGCCCGCCAGGCGAAGGTGATGCATCTTAATTATCCGAATAATCCAACGGCAGCCACTGCCCCACGTGACTATTATGAGAAGGTCGTGGCATTTGCCAAAAAACACGAGATCATTGTTTGCCATGATGCCGCCTACTGCGAACAGTACGACAAAGAGCCTCCCCCCTCTTTCCTGGAATTTCCCGGCGCAATGGAGATCGGCATCGAATTTCATTCACTCTCCAAGACCTACAACATGACCGGTTGGCGGATCGGTTTTGCCTGCGGTAATCTGGAGCTCGTCGCCGGACTGGGAAAGATCAAGACCAATATCGATTCCGGCATTTTTCAGGCGGTTCAATGGGCCGGGATTGCAGCGTTGGAGGGAGACCAGAAATGCGTGGAGGGGATGCGACAGGTTTACCGTCAACGCCGAAACCTGATGAAGGAAGGCCTAAAAAAATTAGGGTGGGATGTTGCTTCTTGCTCAGGTGGAATCACCCTCTGGGTTGCCACTCCAAAATGTTTTAAGTCAAAAGAATTCTCCAAAAAGGTCCTGGAGGAATGTGGTGTCGTGCTCACCCCTGGCAACGGTTTTGGTGAGGCAGGAGAAGGATATGTCCGGATCTCTCTCACCTGTGCGGATGAGAGATTGGCGGAGGCGTTGGAGCGCTTGAAAAGGGTTCAAGTTTGA
- a CDS encoding type II toxin-antitoxin system Phd/YefM family antitoxin, with translation MKKILSLSEAKMRLNHLVDKVIDQDDEYIITKNGSPAAVLLSAETYEGWKETEEIKADREFYDEVKKGIAKLKKGRRRYSFEDVFGEKIK, from the coding sequence ATGAAAAAGATCCTTTCTCTGTCGGAAGCGAAGATGAGGCTTAACCATCTGGTTGATAAAGTAATCGATCAGGATGACGAATATATTATTACCAAAAACGGCAGTCCGGCCGCCGTGTTGCTTTCGGCCGAGACTTATGAGGGATGGAAGGAAACGGAAGAGATCAAAGCGGATCGCGAATTTTATGATGAGGTGAAAAAGGGCATAGCCAAACTTAAAAAAGGGAGGCGGCGTTATTCTTTTGAAGATGTCTTCGGTGAAAAGATTAAATGA
- a CDS encoding type II toxin-antitoxin system RelE/ParE family toxin — translation MIYRIDFDEETRVALSHMMPVLKRHVKESLRQIAKNPHEGKPLEEDLKGYFTYRVGKLRIIYAIDSSKKAVHVVAIGPRRVIYEELSKRLKTRSPLMGCR, via the coding sequence ATGATCTACCGGATCGATTTCGATGAGGAGACCCGTGTCGCCTTAAGCCACATGATGCCTGTTTTAAAAAGGCATGTGAAAGAGTCGCTTCGGCAAATTGCCAAAAACCCACATGAAGGGAAGCCTTTGGAGGAGGATTTAAAAGGGTATTTTACTTACCGAGTCGGAAAGCTCAGAATTATCTATGCCATTGATTCTTCCAAGAAGGCGGTTCATGTCGTGGCGATTGGCCCTCGGCGTGTCATCTACGAAGAACTTTCCAAGCGCTTGAAAACGAGAAGCCCGTTGATGGGATGCCGTTAG
- the dapB gene encoding 4-hydroxy-tetrahydrodipicolinate reductase, whose amino-acid sequence MIKIVIKGASGKMGSRISALAERDPVFRIVPTIEEADVMIDFSHPDATVPNLQTVKAAKKAAVVGTTGHSPKQREEIEKMGRQIPLVFSPNTSVGVNLFWKLLEQSAHLLGAEFQVKVREAHHIHKKDAPSGTALQIAKILAAVRQTTPDKIPIESIREGEVVGDHTVIFETAGDILELTHRAKSRDTFALGALRATQWITGKPNGLYSMADVLGMNNPAARPRGFLAESP is encoded by the coding sequence GTGATCAAGATTGTTATCAAAGGGGCCTCCGGAAAGATGGGGAGCAGGATCTCCGCCTTGGCAGAGAGGGATCCTGTTTTTCGAATCGTCCCGACAATCGAAGAGGCGGATGTGATGATCGACTTCTCACATCCCGATGCGACTGTTCCTAATCTCCAAACGGTAAAGGCCGCAAAAAAAGCGGCCGTGGTCGGTACAACGGGTCATTCCCCAAAACAGAGAGAAGAGATCGAAAAAATGGGAAGGCAGATCCCGCTCGTTTTTTCCCCCAATACAAGCGTCGGTGTGAACCTGTTCTGGAAGCTCCTGGAGCAGTCGGCTCATCTCTTGGGAGCTGAATTTCAGGTTAAGGTTCGTGAAGCGCACCACATCCATAAAAAGGACGCCCCGTCCGGGACCGCCCTGCAGATAGCAAAGATCCTCGCGGCCGTTCGCCAAACAACACCGGACAAGATACCGATCGAATCGATCCGTGAGGGAGAGGTGGTAGGGGATCATACCGTGATCTTTGAAACGGCCGGCGATATCCTGGAACTGACCCACCGCGCAAAATCCCGCGACACCTTTGCCTTGGGGGCCCTCAGGGCCACCCAATGGATTACCGGCAAACCCAATGGGCTTTACAGCATGGCCGATGTGTTGGGAATGAACAACCCCGCGGCAAGACCGCGGGGTTTCTTGGCGGAATCCCCGTAG
- a CDS encoding 4-hydroxy-tetrahydrodipicolinate synthase, with protein sequence MDHPFQGSLVALITPFKKGKVDEEALKKLVEWHIAEGTDGIVPCGTTGESATLDYEEHDRVIEIVVKQVKGRVRVLAGTGSNATAEAIQITRHAERVGADGALLVSPYYNKPTQEGLYRHYKAIAESVGLPLILYNVPGRTSVNILPETVVRLAGIKNIVGIKEACGNLTQIKKVIELCGRDFTVLSGEDAQNFEIIALGGRGMISVTANVVPQRLARMWDRYASGKKEEARGIHEALLPLHEAMFFETNPIPVKTAVALMGRCEEEWRLPLCEMGKQNREKLLHVLKEYQLI encoded by the coding sequence ATGGACCATCCCTTTCAAGGCTCTCTCGTTGCACTCATTACCCCGTTCAAAAAAGGAAAGGTCGATGAAGAGGCACTAAAAAAACTCGTCGAGTGGCATATTGCGGAGGGGACCGACGGGATCGTTCCCTGCGGAACGACCGGCGAGTCAGCCACCCTTGATTACGAAGAGCATGACCGGGTCATTGAGATCGTTGTAAAACAGGTCAAGGGGCGTGTGAGGGTCCTGGCCGGAACCGGTTCCAATGCAACCGCCGAGGCGATCCAAATCACACGTCATGCGGAGAGGGTCGGGGCGGACGGCGCCCTGCTTGTCTCACCCTACTATAACAAACCGACCCAGGAGGGGCTTTATCGTCATTATAAGGCGATTGCCGAATCGGTCGGCCTTCCACTCATCCTTTACAATGTCCCGGGTCGTACCTCCGTCAACATCCTGCCGGAAACCGTGGTACGACTCGCCGGTATCAAGAACATTGTCGGGATCAAAGAGGCGTGTGGTAACCTCACGCAGATCAAAAAGGTGATTGAACTCTGCGGCCGTGACTTTACGGTCCTCTCCGGCGAGGATGCACAAAATTTCGAGATTATTGCATTGGGAGGACGCGGAATGATCTCTGTAACGGCCAATGTCGTTCCACAAAGACTGGCCAGGATGTGGGATCGCTATGCCTCCGGTAAAAAAGAAGAGGCAAGAGGGATCCATGAGGCGCTGCTCCCCCTTCATGAGGCGATGTTTTTCGAGACAAACCCGATCCCCGTCAAGACCGCTGTCGCCCTCATGGGAAGGTGCGAAGAGGAGTGGCGACTCCCGCTTTGCGAAATGGGGAAACAGAATCGGGAAAAGCTGCTTCATGTTTTAAAAGAGTATCAACTGATCTGA
- a CDS encoding diaminopimelate epimerase → MNISFTKMHGLGNDFIVIDGRKRKLPEMAKAAKLLCDRRLGVGADQLLLLEPSKKADVQMQIYNADGSQVEMCGNGIRCVAQYVSNHGSGEQEVRVETIAGVQTVRILGDGQIQVNMGRAILKGEEIPVKLKGRIINHPLRIHGIEYRMTCVSMGNPHCVLFIDNLKEYPVHEKGPLIENYYLFPNRTNVEFVKVISKKKIEMRVWERGAGETLACGSGACAAAVASHLNGKTERKVEVKLPGGTLEIEWNRAEDSVYMTGPATTVFEGKIEL, encoded by the coding sequence ATGAACATCTCTTTCACCAAAATGCACGGTCTCGGTAACGACTTTATTGTCATCGATGGAAGGAAGAGGAAACTTCCCGAGATGGCCAAGGCGGCGAAGCTTCTTTGTGATCGACGCCTCGGTGTCGGCGCCGACCAGCTCCTCCTCCTCGAGCCATCCAAAAAGGCGGATGTCCAGATGCAGATCTACAATGCCGACGGAAGCCAGGTGGAGATGTGTGGAAACGGGATCCGCTGTGTCGCCCAGTACGTCTCAAATCATGGGAGCGGGGAACAGGAGGTCCGTGTCGAGACAATCGCCGGCGTTCAAACGGTCAGGATTCTGGGAGACGGTCAGATCCAGGTCAATATGGGGAGGGCGATCCTCAAAGGGGAAGAGATCCCGGTCAAACTGAAAGGACGCATCATCAATCATCCCCTCCGAATCCACGGGATCGAATACCGGATGACCTGTGTCTCGATGGGGAATCCGCACTGCGTCCTGTTTATCGACAATCTCAAAGAGTACCCAGTCCATGAAAAGGGGCCACTCATTGAAAACTACTACCTCTTCCCCAACCGGACAAATGTCGAATTTGTGAAGGTGATTTCCAAAAAGAAAATCGAGATGAGGGTCTGGGAGCGTGGCGCCGGTGAGACACTTGCCTGCGGAAGCGGTGCCTGTGCCGCCGCGGTCGCCTCCCATTTAAACGGCAAAACCGAGAGAAAGGTGGAGGTTAAGCTGCCAGGCGGCACTCTCGAGATCGAATGGAACCGGGCCGAAGACAGCGTTTATATGACCGGTCCGGCCACAACCGTTTTTGAAGGGAAGATTGAGTTATAG